In Antennarius striatus isolate MH-2024 chromosome 10, ASM4005453v1, whole genome shotgun sequence, one DNA window encodes the following:
- the LOC137602957 gene encoding heparan sulfate glucosamine 3-O-sulfotransferase 1-like, which produces MGCSLTLNCLKVSTIVIAAVLFALLLFAVNSPRFLLNSMADKQTPSPRISSPYKNRTTGYLNRTLQQLPNAIIIGVAKGGTRALIDMLSLHSGVEAAQGEVHFFDWEENYVMGFPWYVGRMPYISPGQLTVERTPGYFTSTLAPGRIHQMNPDIKLLLIVREPAERVLSEYTHSFHSKLNEHEDTKPILDYLLKDGEINVNYIAIKRSLYYLHIQNWLKYFSPDRIHIVDGDELIRNPWQEMKEVERFLALEPQINASFFYFNEAKGFYCLKDHGQEQCLRSNKGRPHPYVPPAILQKLHRYFHEPNKSFFQLVGRTFNWT; this is translated from the coding sequence aTGGGTTGTAGTTTAACGCTAAACTGCCTAAAGGTCAGTACTATTGTCATCGCAGCTGTCCTCTTTGCGCTGCTCCTCTTTGCTGTCAATTCTCCACGTTTTCTCCTGAATTCCATGGCTGATAAGCAAACACCTTCACCCAGAATTTCATCACCTTATAAGAACAGGACCACCGGTTACCTAAACAGGACTCTCCAGCAACTTCCTAATGCTATAATTATTGGGGTAGCCAAGGGCGGGACGCGGGCACTGATAGATATGCTCAGCCTTCACAGTGGTGTGGAAGCAGCTCAGGGGGAGGTGCACTTTTTTGACTGGGAGGAGAACTATGTGATGGGCTTTCCTTGGTATGTCGGTAGAATGCCCTACATCTCCCCTGGCCAGTTGACAGTGGAGAGAACACCAGGCTACTTCACCTCTACCCTTGCCCCTGGACGCATTCATCAAATGAACCCTGATATCAAGCTGTTGCTCATCGTTAGAGAACCCGCAGAGCGGGTGTTGTCGGAGTACACCCATAGCTTTCACAGCAAGCTTAATGAGCACGAGGACACCAAACCCATCCTTGACTATTTGTTGAAGGACGGTGAGATCAATGTTAACTACATCGCTATCAAACGCAGCTTGTACTATCTTCACATTCAGAACTGGCTAAAGTACTTCTCACCTGATCGCATTCACATTGTGGATGGGGATGAGTTGATCAGGAACCCTTGGCAAGAGATGAAAGAGGTGGAAAGATTTTTAGCGCTGGAACCACAAAtaaatgcttcatttttttattttaatgaagcaAAAGGATTCTACTGTTTGAAGGACCACGGACAAGAACAATGCTTAAGGAGTAATAAAGGGAGGCCTCATCCTTATGTGCCACCTGCCATCCTTCAGAAACTCCACCGGTACTTTCATGAACCCAACAAGAGTTTTTTTCAGCTTGTGGGTCGTACATTCAACTGGACatag
- the LOC137603021 gene encoding heparan sulfate glucosamine 3-O-sulfotransferase 1-like, with product MALRYGGVTKLQVFTVMAILMAAFLFCLLIFTIQSPSLLLNPMADKRSFSRQTPSPHENRTTSYQQLPDAIIIGVAKAGTYALLQMLSLHSGVAAAQREVHFFDWEENYEMGYPWYVRQMPQTFPGQLTVEKTARYFVSTQVPERIHQMNPDIKLLLIVREPTERVLSEYAHFFYKDFMNNKPTKPITDLLVIDGQLNLEYRPLNHSLYYVHIQNWLKFFPLESIHIVDGDELTRNPWKQMKAVERFLELEPQIHASFFVFNKQKGFYCLKKNRKEVCLNDKKGRAHPFVEPAVLQKLHQYYHEPNKRFFQLVGRTFDWK from the coding sequence ATGGCCCTTAGATATGGTGGTGTCACAAAGCTGCAAGTCTTTACGGTCATGGCCATCCTCATGGCAGCCTTTCTCTTTTGTCTGCTGATTTTTACTATCCAGTCTCCTTCCCTTCTCCTCAATCCCATGGCTGATAAGAGATCATTTTCACGTCAAACTCCATCGCCCCATGAGAACAGGACCACCAGTTACCAGCAGCTACCTGATGCTATAATTATTGGAGTGGCAAAGGCAGGGACATATGCACTGCTACAAATGCTCAGTCTTCACAGTGGAGTGGCAGCAGCTCAGAGGGAGGTGCACTTCTTTGACTGGGAGGAGAACTATGAGATGGGCTACCCTTGGTATGTCAGGCAAATGCCCCAAACCTTCCCTGGTCAGCTGACAGTAGAGAAAACTGCAAGATATTTTGTCAGTACACAAGTCCCTGAACGCATCCATCAGATGAATCCTGACATCAAGCTGCTACTTATCGTCAGAGAACCAACAGAGCGGGTGTTGTCGGAGTACGCCCATTTCTTTTACAAGGACTTCATGAATAACAAGCCAACCAAGCCCATCACGGACTTACTGGTGATTGACGGTCAGCTCAATCTAGAATACCGCCCTCTCAATCACAGCTTGTACTATGTTCACATTCAGAACTGGCTGAAGTTCTTCCCACTTGAAAGCATTCACATTGTGGATGGGGATGAGTTGACCAGGAACCCTTGGAAACAGATGAAAGCGGTGGAGAGATTTTTAGAGCTGGAACCTCAAATACATGCTTCATTTTTTGTCTTCAATAAACAAAAAGGATTCTACTGTTTGAAGAAAAATAGGAAAGAAGTGTGTTTAAACGATAAAAAAGGGAGGGCTCATCCTTTCGTGGAGCCTGCCGTTCTCCAGAAACTCCACCAGTACTATCATGAACCCAACAAGAGGTTTTTTCAGCTTGTAGGCCGTACATTCGACTGGAAATGA